Proteins encoded together in one Aminivibrio pyruvatiphilus window:
- the glgC gene encoding glucose-1-phosphate adenylyltransferase — translation MQVGKYGRTLGIVLAGGKGERLMPLTKYRAKPAVHFAAKYRIVDFALSNLVNSGIFSIYVLVQFKSQSLNEHIERGWQFGGALRGRDFFITLVPAQMWRGEHWFQGTADAVYQNLHLVTLYDADRVAIFAADHIYKMDVDQMLAYHINRGADITVAANVVPTSEASAFGCIDTDETGRIVGFVEKPENPPEIPGNPGFTYVSMGNYIFEREILEESLIEDAKLPTSHDFGRDIIPKLVGTSRVFAYDFSTNVLPGKEKSFWREDKPYWKDVGTIRAYWDAHMDLLQHDSEMTFYNPQWPIRTVSYADPPSYVCPVKGYTCNVQSTLSAEGSRVLGSTVESSVLSRNCVILPGSSVEESIIGEGVVVGENCRLRRVIIDSHNIIPPNTVMGYDEEHDRERYTVDPGSGIIVVGMPKMQLRKSIENPKEGFDWSSFS, via the coding sequence ATGCAGGTAGGCAAGTACGGCCGCACACTGGGCATCGTCCTGGCGGGAGGCAAAGGCGAAAGGCTCATGCCTCTGACCAAGTACAGGGCGAAGCCCGCGGTCCATTTCGCGGCGAAATACAGGATCGTTGATTTTGCGCTCTCCAACCTTGTCAACAGCGGCATTTTTTCTATTTATGTTCTCGTCCAGTTCAAAAGCCAGTCCCTGAACGAACATATCGAACGGGGCTGGCAGTTCGGCGGCGCCCTCCGGGGCCGCGATTTCTTCATCACCCTCGTTCCCGCCCAGATGTGGAGGGGAGAACACTGGTTCCAGGGAACGGCGGACGCCGTCTACCAGAACCTCCACCTGGTGACTCTCTATGATGCCGACCGGGTGGCCATCTTCGCGGCGGACCACATTTACAAGATGGACGTGGACCAGATGCTGGCCTACCACATCAACAGGGGAGCCGACATCACCGTGGCGGCCAACGTGGTTCCAACATCGGAAGCATCAGCCTTCGGATGCATCGACACCGACGAGACCGGACGGATCGTGGGATTCGTTGAAAAACCGGAGAACCCGCCGGAGATCCCGGGCAACCCGGGCTTCACCTATGTTTCCATGGGCAACTACATCTTCGAACGGGAGATCCTCGAGGAATCCCTCATAGAGGACGCCAAGCTGCCCACGAGCCACGACTTCGGAAGGGACATCATCCCGAAGCTTGTCGGGACATCCAGGGTCTTTGCCTATGACTTCTCCACAAACGTTCTTCCTGGAAAGGAAAAGTCTTTCTGGAGGGAGGACAAGCCCTACTGGAAGGACGTGGGAACCATCCGGGCCTACTGGGACGCCCACATGGACCTGCTGCAGCACGACTCGGAGATGACCTTCTACAATCCCCAGTGGCCAATCCGGACCGTCTCCTACGCCGATCCCCCGTCCTACGTCTGCCCGGTGAAAGGCTACACCTGCAACGTGCAGAGCACCCTCTCGGCGGAAGGCAGCAGAGTGCTCGGCTCCACAGTGGAATCATCGGTCCTTTCCCGGAACTGCGTCATTCTGCCCGGCTCCTCGGTGGAGGAATCCATCATCGGCGAAGGAGTCGTAGTGGGCGAGAACTGCAGGCTGCGGCGGGTGATCATCGACAGCCACAACATCATCCCCCCCAACACGGTGATGGGGTACGACGAGGAGCATGACCGGGAACGGTACACCGTGGACCCCGGATCGGGCATCATCGTGGTGGGCATGCCGAAGATGCAGCTCCGCAAATCCATCGAAAACCCCAAGGAAGGCTTCGACTGGTCGAGTTTCAGCTGA
- the glgP gene encoding alpha-glucan family phosphorylase, whose amino-acid sequence MTSMHQRELGSSIRKLMESDPAFRPVAYLSMEIGIKESLPTYSGGLGILAGDILKSAADLGVPMVGLTLLYRKGYFVQSFNTDGWQTEKPVLWQPVQELTLLPNQVSLTLQNREVHVRVWQYEIIGATGYPLPVYFLDTDFDNNHPDDRKLTWHLYGGDQLYRLCQEMVLGVGGLRMLRDLGYKNIETFHMNEGHAGFLTLELMREQGYYDLEKIRDQVIFTTHTPVPAGHDFFRFDLVDKVISQEALSNLKRMLPNADGVSMTELGIRFSRYVNAVSKKHAEVSRNMFNMPEIDWVTNGVHPGTWVSSGMRRLFNAHIPGWERDPGRLVQAVKIPPEDIWTAHQASKMRLLAGVMEQTGRQLDPDVLTIGFARRAAQYKRADLLLSNIRRLMEVGAGKIQLVFAGKAHPRDDGGKSVLQRLLTASQKVDEMIPIVFLENYDMDKGALITQGVDLWLNTPLRPREASGTSGMKCTLNGVMNFSVLDGWWIEGWLEDVTGWSVGPEPSESDMMHYDESLDAIDLYDKLEKKIIPTYYNNREKWIWMMQRTIALNGSFFNTHRVVREYCEKAYNISFRGM is encoded by the coding sequence ATGACATCCATGCATCAGAGAGAACTGGGCAGCTCCATACGGAAACTCATGGAAAGCGACCCCGCATTTCGGCCGGTGGCCTACCTTTCCATGGAAATAGGAATAAAAGAATCTCTTCCCACATACTCGGGAGGCCTGGGCATCCTGGCAGGCGACATCCTGAAGAGTGCGGCGGATCTGGGCGTCCCCATGGTGGGGCTCACCCTTCTCTACCGGAAGGGATATTTCGTACAATCCTTCAATACCGACGGATGGCAGACGGAAAAACCGGTGCTCTGGCAGCCGGTCCAGGAGCTGACCCTTCTTCCGAACCAGGTCTCCCTGACCCTGCAGAACCGGGAAGTCCACGTGCGGGTGTGGCAGTACGAGATCATAGGAGCCACGGGTTACCCTCTCCCGGTCTACTTTCTGGACACGGACTTCGACAACAACCACCCCGACGACCGGAAGCTCACCTGGCACCTGTACGGCGGAGACCAGCTCTATCGGCTCTGCCAGGAGATGGTCCTGGGGGTGGGGGGTCTGCGCATGCTCCGGGACCTGGGCTACAAGAACATCGAGACGTTCCACATGAACGAGGGCCATGCGGGGTTCCTCACCCTGGAGCTCATGAGAGAGCAGGGGTACTACGACCTCGAGAAGATCCGGGACCAGGTGATCTTTACCACCCACACCCCGGTTCCCGCCGGCCATGATTTCTTCCGCTTCGACCTGGTGGACAAGGTCATCTCCCAGGAGGCCCTTTCCAACCTGAAGCGGATGCTTCCCAACGCCGACGGCGTTTCCATGACCGAACTGGGCATACGCTTCAGCCGGTACGTGAACGCCGTATCCAAGAAGCACGCCGAAGTGAGCCGGAACATGTTCAATATGCCGGAAATCGACTGGGTGACCAACGGCGTCCATCCCGGGACGTGGGTCAGCAGCGGCATGAGGCGGCTCTTCAACGCCCATATCCCCGGATGGGAACGGGACCCCGGAAGGCTCGTCCAGGCCGTGAAGATTCCTCCCGAGGATATCTGGACCGCACACCAGGCATCCAAGATGCGCCTCCTGGCGGGCGTCATGGAGCAGACCGGCCGCCAGCTCGACCCCGACGTGCTCACCATAGGCTTTGCACGGAGAGCGGCCCAGTACAAGAGGGCCGACCTGCTGCTTTCCAATATCAGGCGGCTCATGGAGGTGGGTGCGGGGAAAATCCAGCTCGTTTTCGCCGGCAAGGCCCACCCAAGGGACGACGGAGGAAAGTCCGTCCTCCAGAGACTGCTCACCGCGTCCCAGAAGGTGGACGAAATGATCCCCATCGTCTTCCTGGAGAACTACGACATGGACAAGGGGGCCCTCATCACCCAGGGAGTGGACCTGTGGCTGAATACCCCTCTCCGTCCCAGGGAAGCCTCGGGAACAAGCGGCATGAAGTGCACCCTGAACGGCGTGATGAACTTCTCGGTCCTCGACGGATGGTGGATCGAAGGATGGCTAGAGGACGTGACGGGCTGGTCCGTGGGCCCCGAACCCAGCGAGTCGGACATGATGCACTACGATGAATCTCTCGATGCCATCGACCTTTACGACAAGCTTGAGAAGAAAATAATCCCCACATACTACAACAACCGGGAAAAATGGATCTGGATGATGCAGCGGACCATCGCTCTCAACGGCAGCTTTTTCAACACCCACAGGGTTGTGCGGGAGTACTGCGAAAAGGCGTACAACATCAGTTTCCGGGGGATGTGA
- a CDS encoding glycogen synthase produces the protein MSAGQGAGKPKVLHVSPEAVPFSKVGGLGDVAGSLPAALRESGIDCRLLTPAWEGVLDRARELGFSLTKLSRKAEAVIRWKIHRGTVWKCSGSGMVAYLLEEPSLFGKSVYPADLTPETVFPFLFLSLAALDLPAATLWHPDIVHCHDWGTAPLPAALKWHIHFGASGDACKTVFTIHNLAHQGLLPLESLGDWGIRNEAARVEGMEYFGMANLMKGALVACDAITTVSPGYAEEIRTEAGGEGLGGLLKSLSGKVTGILNGLDDRYWDPRTDPLLPERYSPADLSGKAACKKKLLERADWKDDGRPLLVSVGRMVEQKGFSILLPLLDKLAGMNCRLFLVGTGQPEYEAAAADAAARFPDSVFAFRGYDEPLAHLVYGGGDFFLMPSRFEPCGLSQLISLRYGTVPIVRAVGGLGDTVFEHGTPEGNGFLFSGYTPEDLQEALSRALEVYRDDGAMKKLVLRGMNADFSWSRSAPLYRKLYESLLS, from the coding sequence ATGAGCGCCGGGCAGGGTGCCGGAAAACCGAAGGTTCTTCACGTCAGCCCGGAAGCGGTGCCGTTCAGCAAGGTGGGAGGTCTCGGCGACGTGGCCGGGTCCCTTCCGGCAGCGCTGAGGGAGAGCGGGATTGACTGCCGCCTGCTCACCCCGGCCTGGGAGGGCGTGCTCGACAGGGCGAGAGAACTGGGCTTTTCCCTCACGAAACTCTCCCGGAAGGCGGAGGCGGTCATCCGGTGGAAGATTCACCGGGGAACGGTCTGGAAATGCTCTGGTTCCGGCATGGTGGCCTATCTGCTGGAAGAACCGTCGCTTTTCGGAAAATCCGTCTATCCGGCGGACCTTACTCCCGAAACGGTCTTCCCCTTTCTTTTTCTCTCCCTCGCCGCCCTGGACCTTCCCGCGGCGACGCTGTGGCATCCGGATATCGTTCACTGTCACGACTGGGGGACGGCTCCCCTTCCGGCGGCCCTGAAGTGGCATATTCACTTCGGAGCTTCCGGTGATGCCTGCAAAACCGTCTTCACCATCCACAACCTGGCCCACCAGGGGCTTCTTCCCCTTGAATCCCTGGGAGACTGGGGCATACGGAACGAAGCGGCCCGGGTGGAAGGGATGGAATACTTCGGCATGGCGAACCTGATGAAAGGCGCCCTGGTGGCCTGCGATGCCATTACCACGGTCAGTCCCGGCTATGCGGAGGAAATACGGACTGAAGCCGGCGGAGAGGGGCTGGGAGGGCTGCTGAAGAGCCTTTCCGGCAAGGTCACCGGAATACTGAACGGTCTTGACGACCGGTACTGGGACCCCCGGACGGATCCCCTCCTTCCGGAACGGTATTCCCCCGCTGACCTGTCGGGGAAAGCCGCCTGCAAAAAAAAGCTTCTCGAAAGGGCGGACTGGAAGGACGACGGACGCCCCCTGCTGGTTTCCGTGGGAAGAATGGTGGAACAGAAGGGCTTTTCCATCCTTCTGCCTCTCCTGGATAAGCTTGCCGGAATGAACTGCCGCCTCTTTCTCGTCGGCACGGGCCAGCCGGAATATGAAGCCGCCGCCGCGGATGCGGCCGCCCGTTTTCCCGATTCGGTGTTCGCCTTCAGGGGGTATGACGAACCCCTCGCCCATCTCGTCTACGGTGGAGGAGACTTTTTTCTCATGCCGTCCCGTTTTGAACCCTGCGGCCTGTCCCAGCTCATCTCCCTCCGGTACGGCACGGTACCCATTGTCCGGGCCGTGGGCGGCCTGGGGGACACCGTTTTTGAACACGGCACTCCGGAGGGGAACGGCTTCCTCTTCTCCGGCTACACTCCAGAGGACCTCCAGGAAGCCCTTTCCAGGGCCCTTGAGGTTTACCGGGACGACGGGGCGATGAAAAAGCTGGTCCTGAGGGGAATGAACGCCGACTTTTCCTGGAGCCGCTCCGCTCCCCTCTACCGGAAACTGTACGAATCCCTTCTTTCGTGA